The Leifsonia sp. ZF2019 DNA segment GTCGGCGAGCAGAGGAAGCAGTTCGGCGTCGACCCACTCCGGCAGGAAGGCGGCGTCATCGACGAGGATGCCGCCGCCGGCCCCCACCACGCCCGCCGCGTTGTAGCGCTGCTCCCCGTTCCCGATCGGGAACGGCACGTAGACGGCGGGGATGCCGAGGGCGGCGAACTCGCACACGGTCGCCGCGCCCGCACGGGCGACGGCGAAATCGGTGATCGCGAACGCGAGGTCCATGCGGTCGCAGTAGTCGATCAGGCGATAGTGCTCGACGCCCGGATCGGTCAGCTCGCCGCGGCCGCCCTGGATGTGGAGAACCTGCCAGCCCGCGGCCGTGAGCTCCTGAGCCCGCGCCGCGATCGTGCCGTTGAGACGGCGCGCGCCGAGCGAACCTCCCGTCACGAGCAGCGTAGGGCGATAGTCGGCGAGCCCGAACTCGGCGAGAGCGGCGGGGCGGGCGGCGACGCGGTCCAGCTCCTCGATCTCGATCCGCAGCGGCATGCCCACGAAGGTCGCGTGCGGCAGCGGCGTCCCCTCGAAGGCGACGCCCACCCAGGGTGTGTAGCGGGCGCCCAGCCGGTTGGCCAGGCCGGGCCGGGCGTTGGCCTCGTGCAGCACCAGGGGCACCCCCTCCTTGCGGGCGGCGGAGTAGGCCGGTGCGGCCGCGTAGCCCCCGAAGCCGACCACGACGTCGATGCCGCGGTCGCGGATCAGGTCGCGGACAGTGCGGATCGCGCGTCGGTACTCGCCCGGGAACCGCAACGCGGCGGCGTTCGGCCGGCGCGGGAACGGGAGCTTCGGGATGGTGAGCAGCTCGTAGCCGCGCGCCGGGACGAGCCGCGCCTCCAACCCCTCCTTCGTTCCGAGCACGAGGACCTCCGCAGCCGGATCATCGCGGCGCAGGCGATCGGCGACCGCCAGCAACGGGTTCACGTGGCCGGCGGTCCCCCCGCCGGCCAGCAGGTAGCGCGTCATGCGCGGGTACCCGCCCGACGGGTGGTGGCGGATGAGGACTGCGACTCCTTGCTCGATTCGCGCGCGAACGAGAGGACGATTCCGATGGCGACCATGGAACTGATCATCGCAGTCCCGCCCGCGGAGATCAGCGGCAGAGGCACACCCAGGACTGGTATGACGCCGAGCACGACCGCGATGTTCACGAAGGCCTGACCGATGAGCCAGACCATGATCGCGGCGGTCGTGACGCGGGCGAACGGGTCGGTGGAGGCGTGGATGATCCGCAGGAACACGATCGCGAGCAGCACGAACAACAGGAGGACGACGATCGCGCCGATCAGACCGAGTTCCTCGCCGATGATCGCGAAGATGAAGTCCGTGTCGGCCGCCGGGAGCCACGACCACTTCGAGTGCGAGTTGCCCAGCCCCACACCGAAAACGCCTCCGGACGCGAGGGCGTAGAAGCCGTTCTTGATCTGCCAGTCGACGTCGGGGTTCGCCGCGCTGGTGCCGCCGAAGTAGGCCGCGATGCGGCCGACACGGCTCGCGCTCGACAGCGCGACCGCCACCGCGACCGCTCCCATGCCGAGCGTCCCGATGACCAGGTAGCGCATCTTCACGCCGGCGTAGAACAGAGCGCCGAGGACGATAGCCGCCATCACCACGGTCGTGCCCAGGTCGCCGCCCAGGAGGACCAGGGCGATCGCCCCGCCGGCCACCGGGACGACCGGGATCGCCACGTGCTTCCACTGGTCGAGGACGTCCTTCTTGCGGGCGAGGACGACGCCGAGCCACACGACGAGGGCGACCTTGATCGCCTCCGACGGCTGCCCGGTGAAACCGCCGATGCGCAGCCAGTTGCGGTTGCCGCCGATCTCGACCCCCAGCGGGGTGAGCAGGACGAGCACCTGGAGGAAGCAGGCTGCCGCGAGCAGGAACCAGATGCTCTTCTTCCAGAACTGCGGTGGCAGGCGGGAGACCAGGAACATCAACGGCAGGCCGATGAGCGCGAACGCTCCCTGGGACCAGAACCGCGAGAAGAAGTTGTCGCTGTCGCTGTGCGACTCGACCGAGGATGAGGAGAGCACCATCACGAGACCGAAGATCACCATGAAGAGGGTGACCCCGAGCAGCAGGAAGTAGTTGGCCGACTCCGCGGTCACGTTCTTTCCGAGCGAGATGCGTGCGGTCAGGCCGCCGAGGCGCGAGCCGGACGACGAGGCGGCTCGGTCAGTCCTGTTCAGGACGCGAGGCGGAGAAGTCATCCGCCTCACCTCCCAAGTACTCGTTGACGGCCGCCTGGAAGAGGCGTCCTCGTTCCGCATAGTCGGCGAACTGGTCCATCGACGCCGCGGCGGGAGCCAGCAGGACGGTGTCGCCCTCGCGGGCGAGACCGCCGGCCGAGCGGACAGCCGTCGGCATGACCCCCTCAGTCTCGTCGGCCTCCACCTCCACCACGGGAATCGTCGGCGCGTGTCGCCGGAATGCCTCGCGCAGGGGCTCGCGGTCCACGCCGATGAGCACCGCTCCGCGCAGGCGCGCCGCGTGGGTGCGGACCAGCTCGTCGATCTCGACGCCCTTGAGCAGGCCCCCGACGACCCACACCACCGACGGATAGGCGCGGAGCGACGCGTCGGCGGCGTGCGGGTTGGTGGCCTTGGAGTCGTCCACCCAGCTGATCCCCGCCTCCACCCGCACCAGCTCGATGCGGTGCGCGTCGAGGCGGAA contains these protein-coding regions:
- a CDS encoding UDP-N-acetylglucosamine--N-acetylmuramyl-(pentapeptide) pyrophosphoryl-undecaprenol N-acetylglucosamine transferase — encoded protein: MTRYLLAGGGTAGHVNPLLAVADRLRRDDPAAEVLVLGTKEGLEARLVPARGYELLTIPKLPFPRRPNAAALRFPGEYRRAIRTVRDLIRDRGIDVVVGFGGYAAAPAYSAARKEGVPLVLHEANARPGLANRLGARYTPWVGVAFEGTPLPHATFVGMPLRIEIEELDRVAARPAALAEFGLADYRPTLLVTGGSLGARRLNGTIAARAQELTAAGWQVLHIQGGRGELTDPGVEHYRLIDYCDRMDLAFAITDFAVARAGAATVCEFAALGIPAVYVPFPIGNGEQRYNAAGVVGAGGGILVDDAAFLPEWVDAELLPLLADRDRVAGMAARAASAGVRDGSARTAALVRRSQETR
- the ftsW gene encoding putative lipid II flippase FtsW, whose product is MTSPPRVLNRTDRAASSSGSRLGGLTARISLGKNVTAESANYFLLLGVTLFMVIFGLVMVLSSSSVESHSDSDNFFSRFWSQGAFALIGLPLMFLVSRLPPQFWKKSIWFLLAAACFLQVLVLLTPLGVEIGGNRNWLRIGGFTGQPSEAIKVALVVWLGVVLARKKDVLDQWKHVAIPVVPVAGGAIALVLLGGDLGTTVVMAAIVLGALFYAGVKMRYLVIGTLGMGAVAVAVALSSASRVGRIAAYFGGTSAANPDVDWQIKNGFYALASGGVFGVGLGNSHSKWSWLPAADTDFIFAIIGEELGLIGAIVVLLLFVLLAIVFLRIIHASTDPFARVTTAAIMVWLIGQAFVNIAVVLGVIPVLGVPLPLISAGGTAMISSMVAIGIVLSFARESSKESQSSSATTRRAGTRA